Sequence from the Heptranchias perlo isolate sHepPer1 chromosome 28, sHepPer1.hap1, whole genome shotgun sequence genome:
CAACTATATTTTCTATAAACAGAGAGGTCAAGTTTAGTGAGATACTTATACCAATGGTTACATGCAATGAATCTATCCTCCCCATTCAACCTTAAAAATTCCCACTTTACCCTTAAAAAGTTCCAGGTAGTTTACCAATATAATTCACCCCTCCAATACCAAATTTTTAAAACAGGCCTCAAGGCTACATTAGATTCATAACCAGATGCCTCAAAATACAATCAATTCTCCTTCAAAATTGACAGATTCCCTAATGGGCTGATCAGTTCACTTCACAAATCTAGTAGTCAGTGACTAGATTCAGAGTAGCAACTCTGCAAAAGAGAACTGAAATGTTCTTGTAGCTCATGCTCTTCAATATGAAGCCAAATAGCCTGATAAAGGAACGGTCACTGACTGATGATCCTATAGTAAAGGCATTAAAACTAGTAGAGCACTGCAAATTTACACCATAATCCAGTATGGTTAGTTTGTCTTATCCAAGTTCAAGATAAGGTCCATTGACTACAGCTGAGGCAGATGCAGCACAGCAGATTACCAAGCTTTGCCTTCAACCTGGGCTCTTGCCTATGATGTTCTTTTGGTACCCATGTGCCTATTGTCCAAAGGGTTGAGTGCAATTTAACCCTGTTTATAAATGAAGGGCAATTGTTAATTGTACTAGTGCCAAAAATTAGTTTGTACCTTTTGCAATGATCTACAGCAGGAGTGAATGTTCAATTTATTCCACATTTGTTAGTGAACTTCAACAATTTGGGCACTGCAGTGACTGTGCACAAAGCCCATTGGCACACAAGACATCCAATAAAGGTGGAGCAAGGGAAAGGAGCTGCAGGAAAGTACTTCCCAGAGGCAGGAAATGCTGCGGTGGAAAATAGCAACTTCCCCAGATAAGCCAATTAAATGGTTAGGGTCTTTTACAAAATGCACAGGACTAGACTAGTATTCCATTTGAAATGGATATCAATTTTGCAAGTTCATACAAAGTGCCCTTTAAAAAAGTTCATTACCTGCCAGTTCAGTCTTCACATTACAATTACTCTGGATTAAGATGCCAACATATTGTTAGGAATAAGCATGCAATACATTTCATACCATTTGCCTGGGTGGACTCTGCAACACTATTTTCCTCAGCAAGAGTGAAAATTATGGGGCTCTTCAGTGTTACCAGTCCTTGCTGTAGGGACTCAGTTGAAGTGTCAAAGTCTGAACTTCTGGCTATTCCTGGTAAAGGAGAAAGTGTTAATGATTTTATCCATCTTGGGCAATCTACAAGCACTAAAGTTCCACTTCAATTTCAAAACAGGCTGAAATTTTGAAGGAAATAGTTTGAAAAATTTCAAGCAGATGGTTTTCTAGAGCAACTAGCAAGACTCTCAGCACCCTGCTATTGTATTTTAACCATGCAACACTGTTCAAAGATTCCTGCATACAGCACAACGCAGTTTCATGGAGCTCAAATTGCATCTTGGTCAGAGTCAGGACAGCTAATGAGATTGTACTAAAATCTGATTCTCAAATAATGTAGATGTGAAACTAGTTGAAGTGGAAGAGTTGAAGCCAAGATTAGTCAGCCTTCAAATACTGTGAAAGTCTCAGGTGCTTCTTACTTTTGCCAGTGTCACAAGTTGTGGCACACTTCTCCATTTCAGACAGAAGGCACACAGTTGCACTACAATGGAAGTAGACCTACAGGAGAGAGCACAGTTATTCTTAAAATCTTCCTTACTGAGTTGGTGCTTAATACAATTATATTTAAAAACCTAACCTCGCCATTCAAAATTGCTTGAACTTCCCGGCCCCAAAATGCAAAGGTCTTCACTTCAAACCGTTTGTGATGCATTGGAAACGGCAAGCTGGAAGTTGCCTCGACCGCATGTAACTGGGTCAAGTAATTATCACCATAATATGGGCACCTGGAGGACAAAACAGACTTGGTTGTGATGGTGTTCTTGATTCTCAAGGTGAAATAGAAAATGTCAAATAGAGAATGCTTACTTGCCATCCAGTTCAGCTCCTGTGAAAATCATTGTTACTACTTTAGGATTGCTTAAAACTCCATAACTAGTTATACTATGGTGAAACCAGAATGTTGGGGGAAAAATAAAAGACTCCTTTAACACCCAACCtagttcacaaccaatgaagtgtagtctctggttGTTTCCCCTATTAATCAATTCACAGCACCCTGAAAAGCAGTAAAGGACACCATCCTTCACTAAGTGGTGTTGCTGGAGGGAtaatgtttgccaggacaccagaactctTGCTCTTTGAAAGGTACCAGGAAATCTtccacatccacccaagaggatgGATGGGCCTCAGTTTATTATTTCAGCAGAAAGACCACCAAGTGCAGCATTTTCGTTCTGCACTGAAGGATCAGCCTCGATCACATGCTTATGTTTTGGTTGAGTGGTCGTGCTCTTGCCTcgaggttcaagctccactcccaaTACTAAACTGGTGTTGGAGAAAGGAAACTGGATCTTAGCCAATTACAGACTCAGCTTCAAGTTAATAAAATTTGTCTTGCATGACTATAGCAGCCCTTGGAGGAAAGTGGCAATTAAGGCCAAGAAAATCAAACTAAGTTTCAATGCAGCAGTCACTTTCAAGCCATGAACCCAGATACAAAAGCAAGCACTGCATTATCTATTGGGAAGTAAACTCTGCCCTGGCCATAATcccaaggtgaaggagtttctatGTTGCTAGTCTCAGACTGCGAGACAAAGCTCACTGAGCAAATGTTTTGTTCCTCTTTCCTGCCCCAACACAAGGATTCACACAGGACATTTGCTTTCTATCTTGTGATGGTTACTCAGCCAATAAGAAAAATGAATCACCCATGTAGCCAAAGAATGGGGGTAATTTCAAGATCACAAAAGGAACCACAGTTGATCATATAGACTAGTTGACTGGGATAATGATTTACTGGAATTAACATGCACTTCTGTTCACATATTGGGTTGTCATAAACTGGACAAGTTCAACTAACTTTAGTACACCTGTTTGAGTGCTTTTGTATCATGCAAGAATTTAAACAGCCACGGTCAAATCTAGTCTAAGGAACTTCCCATCTCATGTTAACTCAAACAGCATATTTTGCTCAAGCCCTCAAGGATGGAGGCATTTTAAGAGAAAAGGGAAATTGGAAGTATACTTGCCCATTCACAAGAATGCTCCATTGTTTGCCATGATGAGGGTCAGATGTTTGGGTTGCCCAACAGTCATTCAGGACCAGTGCAATATTAGCATCCACTCTGTGGAGAAGATGTACTTCTACATACACTGGCTCCCTCAGAAATTTCACTATCGGGTAGTCTTCATCAGCAAACCAAGTACTGTATGACTCCTCTGTGGAAATAAACTAGATCAGCAACAAAGTGTACAGGCCTAGTATTCTTCAGACTAAGTTAAGCCTTCATTACCTTTTGCAATCCTCATTTCCATTTTGAGGACACCATCCTTCACTACAAAAGGCAGGGGCGAAGGAGtgttcaccaccagcatcaaaggAATGTTCCTACTGCCAGTTAAGTGGCATATCACATGCAGCCTATGAGAGCAACAACATTAAAGCATAACGGTTAAAGAATCATACAGAATATTTCAATAATGCCACAGTGCAAAACTACCAAAACTGGATGAGCTGAAAGGAAGTGCCAATCAACTAGGTGCATCAGGCCTCCCAAGCTTTTAATTCTAGTTATGAAACCTGACAAGAATAAAGGTTGATATTTTGGGGCAGGGGTATGGACGAGAAGGAGAACAGCAAAAAAGGGTCGCTCTTCAATAGGGCCAGGTTTAACCCCCTTCCCATTTCATTATTGTCTCCATTACCACACAAGAAATGGACAAGCTCTTTGAGCACCCAATTAAGGAAGGGCTTATGACTACTTTAGCAATGTGACAAAGTACATCAGTTAGAACTTTAATATGCAGAAGTGGTCAGtctctggggttggggggggggggggggggggagaagatacATTTGTTGGCTGACATGACCCTTGGGGTTAAGAACTTGTGGCACTAGCCTGATGGAATAGTTGCCATTATTGCATTGTAGTCCCATGTTCAAGTAATTAACACATGGTGTTAGGGAGCAGGACCAGGTCGTGAAAGTATGGCTTCTGATGCCAAGTAGGCAGCCAGTCTTTGAGCTtccttctgggggggggggggggggggtggggtcctaAAGTTTAAGGCTTGGAGTTTACCATAGGTTCTTTCTCTTTGTATTTTTGCCTCTTTAGTTGCATTACTGTCAATGGTGTACAAAGCCATGCCATCTTATGTATAGTAATCACATGATGGGTCTGGTCTCCAACCCTTCAGATAAGCTCCCATGACCTCACCAACTGCCACAGTGCAATTTTTAAATCTTTTCCAATTGGAACCCAAGTACAAGTTAGAAAGCTTGGTTTTGGTCTATTGAAATAGTTGCCACTATTACCCAGTTCAGTATTCACAAGCTTACCTGAAAGTACTGTCTCTGGTTATAGAGCCACGAGGTCCATTTCGGATTCTCCTTTTTGCCATGATATCGACTGTGTAAGTGATGTTTTGTCCATCAATCTATATAAAAAAGGGTTTTGATGAGACACTTGCTCTtctccttcccccaccaccaAGCAAAACCACTTACCATTTGCATGGACCCGCATGAATTCAAAGGAAAGCTGAAGACAATAAATTCAGATGTCCTGGCAACAGGGATGCATTCAGAACTTGCATTATTCACCAAGTAAACAGAGCCAAGATTCAGTGGGGGCACTGTTGCAACCCTGGGGACTACAATGGTAAATAGCCCATTGTTTGTGCAGTCAATATAAGCTGGGGGAAAAGTCATATGCAATTAGCAAAGTGTTCCATGtaacaaaggtttttttttttaaatgaaaaaatgCAACAGCACTGAAGGAAACAGTATCAGACTAGATCAGTGGAACATTAAACCTTCAAATTTACACTAAATTCAGTATAAAATTTCAACAGGCCTCAAGCTTTCTGCATGCACTTCAGCCCCAGTTAAAGTGATACCATAGACCCATGCCAACAGAACTTGTTCACCTCAAGTGACATTGAGGTtaaacatcagccatgatcttactgaatggcagatcaggcttgaGAGGCCACATGGCCCACTTCTACTTATGTTCAGTGGCAAATTCTGAACAAGGCCTGCATGTGCACTAGACTAAGGGCTGAAGTCTGAACCTGAGAAATTAGCAAAGCTCCCATTCATAGTCACTTTCTGGAGAACTAAATAAAACCCAACCTGTTTTTCCATAAAAGCAAGGGGTCTGCACATTGACTGGATCATAGCAGCATCCTTTAGCACCACATGCCAGCTCACCAAGTGTAGCATTTCCACAGTCTACATGGTCCTTGGCATCAATATCACAAATCATATCTACAAGGAGGTAAAAGGTTACAATGAATACCAAGTGGTGAATTGCAGTTTAAAAAATTAAGTCAACACAAAACACTAGTGTTTATTCCAATTACTCTTGCTTCAGACATACTTTAGAAATCTACTGCCCATTAAAAATGTGAGGTTAATTCAAAGGTCTAATTCTAGGTCAATGATTCCTATTCAATTTTGCGACATTGATCATTATGTAGCTGCCAGCTCTGGATCAACTTTGGAATCTCCCATCTGGCACAAAGTTATGAAGTGTGGACAAACACCATAGGTAATTTACCTCTACTTCAGTGATAAAATCATGTGAAACACAAGTTAGGATGGATATCTGGATTacccaaactgaatgtgaaatcaaATGCAAACACTCGTTCTACTTTAATTTCCACTTACGACACTGGACAAACATCTTCGAGAATTTGCTTATCCACCTGTACTTCGAGACGACAAGCCTCAAGGTCTGTCAGACTATGGCCTGCATGGGAGAAATCACTCActacaccaggaagtcccagggtgctttatttttaaaagcaTGGGAGAAAGACTTTTTGCCACAATCCAACTCTTCCCAGGAGAGATTAAAGAGTTATATTATCTGGATCACTAAAGACTGCATTTCAAATCTAATCCTGCCCTATCAACTTTTACCAAGACAAGTTGACCAGCAGCTTTACACTCCAAGCCTCATGAAGGCCAACCTCACTGGCAAACTGACTTCAGGTGTACACAGGCATACTATACCTCCATTAATCTTCACATCCACTGGGGTGGCTCCTGgtgtcgcattaactggcttcacGTCCACTGGGGTGGCTCCTGGTGTCGCATTCACTGGCTTCACAAATGGAGTGACTCCTGgtgtcgcattaactggcttcacaTCCACTGGGGTGGCTCGCGGTGTCACATTCACTGGCTTCACGTCCACTGGGGTGGCTCCTGGTGTCGCATTCACTGGCTTCACAAATGGAGTGGCTCCTGGTGTCGCATTCACTGGCTTCGCTCCTGgtgtcgcattaactggcttcGCGTCCACTGGGGTGGCTCGCGGTGTCGCATTCACTGGCTTCACATCCACTGGGGTGACTCCTGgtgtcgcattaactggcttcacatccactggggtgactcctggtgtcgcattaactggcttcacatccactggggtggctcctggtgtcgcattaactggcttcacaAATGGAGTGACTCCTTgtgtcgcattaactggcttcacaAATGGAGTGACTCCTTgtgtcgcattaactggcttcacaGCCACTGGGGTGGCTCCTGgtgtcgcattaactggcttcacaAATGGAGTGACTCCTTGTGTCGCATCAACTGGCTTCACAAATGAGGTGACTCCTGGTGTCGCATCAACTGGCTTCACAAATGGAGTGACTCCTGGTGTCGCATCAACTGGCTTCACAAATGGAGTGACTCCTGGTGTCGCATCAACTGGCTTCACAAATGGAGTGACTCCTGGTGTCGCATCAACTGGCTTCACAAATGGAGTGACTCCTGGTGTCGCATCAACTGGCTTCACAAATGGAGTGACTCCTGGTGTCGCATCAACTGGCTTCACAAATGGAGTGACTCCTGGTGTCGCATCAACTGGCTTCACATCCACTGGGGTGGCTCCTGGTGTCGCATCAACTGGCTTCACAGCCACTGGGGTGGCTCCTGgtgtcgcattaactggcttcacaGCCACTGGGGTGGCTCCTGgtgtcgcattaactggcttcacaGCCACTGGGGTGGCTCCTGgtgtcgcattaactggcttcacaAATGGAGTGACTCCTTgtgtcgcattaactggcttcacaAATGGAGTGACTCCTTgtgtcgcattaactggcttcacaGCCACTGGGGTGGCTCCTGgtgtcgcattaactggcttcacaAATGGAGTGACTCCTTgtgtcgcattaactggcttcacaAATGGAGTGACTCCTGGTGTCGCATCAACTGGCTTCACAAATGGAGTGACTCCTGGTGTCGCATCAACTGGCTTCACATCCACTGGGGTGGCTCCTGGTGTCGCATCAACTGGCTTCACAGCCACTGGGGTGGCTCCTGGTGTCGCATCAACTGGCTTCACAGCCACTGGGGTGGCTCCTGgtgtcgcattaactggcttcacaGCCACTGGGGTGGCTCCTGgtgtcgcattaactggcttcacaAATGGAGTGACTCCTGGTGTCGCATCAACTGGCTTCACAAATGGAGTGACTCCTGGTGTCGCATCAACTGGCTTCACAAATGGAGTGACTCCTGgtgtcgcattaactggcttcacaTCCACTGGGGTGGATCCTACTGTTGTCCAGGTTGGAACTGTAGTTTAAACAGACGGTTACAAAGGAGCAAGAGTAGAGACTGTGCTTATGAAGCAGCAAATACCATAAACATTTCCACATAATCTTGGTctgtgcttcccccccccccccccccccccaatgattgcaTTCCTGAACAAGTTGGAATTATGAGCCAAACTGTGCAATATTTTAACATTGCAGCACTGCAAGGCCTCTATTTTTGGGAGGGTTTCTTGGCAGCGCAAAGGAGTGGCAGCATTGAAACGGATCAAGACTGCCCAATGCACTTCATATTTAGTGGGTTAATTTTATTGTCACCATGTGCAACTTGGAATGCCAATTTGAATGCAGTAAGTTCAAACTGCAGAGTGACCAAATGTTTGATGACTGTTGGCCAGAGCATCTGATGAACTGGACGCCCTTCAGGCCACAGGGTCTCAACCCCTCATTTAATGTcacctgacagtgcagcgctattGGTGCTGACAGTCAGCACATATTACATGTTGGAGGCCATAGTGGTGGGGTGAAAAAAAGCAGCAAATCTGATTTATAGGAGTCCACATTAAGCTGGGCTAAGAAAGGATTGAAGATTGTTTGAAATGTCAGCACAAAGACTTCCCACTGCAGGGCAGCAGACAAGTCATCATGCATTGGAGATAAACACTTTTTGCAACAAAAGGTGACCAAGACTTACCGATCACTGAAGGAACCAATGGAGGCAGCAACGATGGCAGGGTACAGTTTACAGGAATGCGCTCTATAACTATTATCCTTCTGGATGCATCGATTCCATCAATCCTCAACTCCATGCTTACTGTTTTATTctagaggcgggggggggggggggggggggagaaacagcatTAACATCCAATAAATTGATAGAAAGCAATCTTAATACAAACAGTCCTGCAAAGTGATCAACTACTAATCAAGCAGAAGCATATTTCTATCCAGCACCAATCCATGCAGGGTCATAGTCAAATGACTATTAGAAATATTGACTAAAACAGATGCACTTACCATTAAATGAACATAGCATCCATTGTATGGAGTACTGAAAAGCAGTGACCCATCTGCCTGTGGAATGGTTCTATATTTACAACTGCTGGGCAATGAACGGAAGTCTCTTGGTATACCATAGTCATCTGTTTAACCAGAAACATGCTCATTAAGCAAACATCTGAATACAATTGTAAGTTCAGAAGCAAGTGCTTCAGTCAAGACATGTTCATCTCAATTTAGATATTAACAGCACAGAATTAGCTATCTCATAGAAATAGCTACAAGAGCAAGATAAATCAGCCCATTTCCCAACTTGGATTGTGAGCTCACATCACTTATGAACCAATTATACATGGAACTGCCTGGGAGAGTGTACTTCACCATTATCCATTTATCCTTGTGCCATAAATAGTTCAGACTGCCCACTGACTTCAGTCAATAGAAACAATATTTCAAGCTAAAGACTTATTGCAGAACAGGCTTATACAAAAAGCAATACTGCCCTTAAAGGAAGCACAATCAAAATTGAATTAAAGTCCAAATTCAACAGAACAAAAAAAAGGGAACTTATAAACTAAAAATCAGTGTGTAtcagacacttcactgcagtgctTACTGGTTACAGAAGGGCTCAAGCATACCAGGGGACCACcacatgctccctctccagggccatcaGAGAAAGGACAAAAACATGACAGGCAGAGAAACCCCTCTTCTAACTAGGCTTATGCTGGACCAGTGAGTCCTTATTGATCTTGGATAGATGGACATAGTTACTCTCGTGACACTTCAGCCAAGGGAACTATAGACATGAAATGTCACTTAGCCTATTCTATCCTTGCACAAGTTGACTGGCATGTCTCTATACCAGCAACCACATTTCAAAAGCAATCTATTCACAagtgctttggcacatcctgacAACACAATAAAGCACTGTATAAAAAGTGAGTTTGTCCTTCAAAGAAGCTCTACAGAGAGAATGGTCAGATTAAAGAACAGACAAGAAATGCTCACACCCACATCACTCCAGAATTACCAATGCTAATTATAGCTGGTTTCAGCACCACAGCTAATTACCATTTCCAATGGCTGACATTCTGTGACACCTAATGAGGTCCTTCAAAAGATCCAGATTGGTTAGCGATACCTCAAGAGCTTCGGAGACATGGAATCTCCTAGCCAGAAGACTTTTTTGGATGTTGTGAAAAAAAAAGGTGATATATCAATCCAAGTTATTTTCCTTCCTACGGGCTAACAATTCATAACCAGAAAAAAATCCACAGGAAGAAGGTGAACAATTATGATCAACAAGGTAGATTGAGGCTTTTGAACAGTGGGAAAGCAGGAGTGTGGGGCCAAAACAGTTAAAGGCTTTGCCAGCAGAGGGAGGAAGAATTGCTGGAACGAGAAATACCACTGGCAGGTACGATTACTATAGGAACCGCCTTTGGAAAGATTCTGGAAGTAGAGACTGTTTACAAGAGCTTCCATGTTAATTTACCACCAGGGAAAGGAGTGGACACGACTTTTTCCTCTGAGTAATCATCGTCAGATAAAAGCTTTCCTGATTCAGATTTAACATCCTCGTTCAAAGGGATGGAAACGAGCGGAGTTGAAGGGAAAGAGGATTGAAGTTGAGCACTAGGAGCAAAAGGGACCTCCAGCAGAATTAGATACAATGAGAAATAATAAGGGAAGTTTAAAGCATCGACGGTTCATAACTTACCCACGACTGAAAGCCGAATGGACATCCCCTGAAACGAGTCATTACGAATTCGCACCATGACGCCCAACGGCGTGCAAGCAATCTCCTCGGGATAGTCGAAATATTGGACCGATACATGTCTCCGAAATCGGGGGGATGAGGGTGAGTCCAGCGCCCTAACCCTGAAACAGCTGCCCCAGAGAAACAAAAAGATCACCGAGAGCTCCATCTCGAAGTGCTGCTTTCCTCACAGTGAGCGCCTGAGTGCTTTTCAAGAAAAATTCTCTGCCCTGTGAACCATGTTACAATTGCAAATTAAACCTCCCTGCATTCGATTGGGTGCGGTTAACTAGCGAGCCAAATAAAAATACACTTAATGCCATTTGTTTGCAATGGATCATTAACTAATCCGCAGGGAAATGCTTATGCTTATTTGATGCTCCCCGGTTTTCCTGTTAAACTGATTCCCAATATATTGTGATGATTTATCCACAAACAGCCTGAGTCAATGGAAGTGATTGACTGATGGGCAGGGCGTTATAGCAATGATTGACAAGTAGGTCCTTGCACTTCATCTTTTTGCACCTTGCGGTTGGAATTTGGATTGAAAACCATCCGAGCTGATAGGATCAGGGCCTCTTCTTTCAGACAatcaatgcaagtttgtttttttgACATTGACATCTGTGTTGAAATTTTATCTAAATCATAATCCTTTCATCCATATGTTCTATATGTATCACTAATACATTTGGGCAGGAGGTTTTCATTGAATCATATGTTATTATAACATCTGGAAATTATTGACCTGAAACAAAATTCAATATCCCGCTTCTAATAAAACAATAACGAATGATCCTGCAGATTCTGTACTGAAATAAGATGCCTCCAGCAGATTAATTGCCTCCTGCTTTAATCAGCTCAAGCCCTTATTCCAGTATTCGATCCCGAGGATTGCTATTTTATGACTATTTTTGGCAGATGTGAAAATGAAGACCATCAGAGGTTTTTTTTCTGCTCAGAGAGCTCCGCTCTGACCTCCACTCACTTGAATACTTGGATATTGTTTTGGTCACAGCTCCAGTCCAACAGACACTTCCACAATTATTTCAAGAACACGGGGCTTGAAATGACACAATCAGatcttttttctatttttttttcgtTAGTTCAATCTGCTTGTTCAATGACTGTGATTAATgatgcttgtttttttttgtgtttttaggccccccttttataagaaggggggcctagggtgtgtttatgtgcaACCAAAGAAAACTAAAACCAAGTGTCAAATTAAAATGTTATTATCcttgtccaggatgcactccagcccctgcggtgcccaccggtcgcggaaagcctcaagccttccggtagacaccgcgtgctccatctccagggccaccaggGCGCGGAGAATTCCACGGAAGAGAGACAGACGGtctgagcgaccgcccccacgggccacgACCAACCTGGGCCTGTAGATGGCCAACttagccaggcccaggagcagacccacgaggaggttCGCCGACTTGCCCCACCCCTTTCTGCACCGGGTGACCAAAGATAAGGAACAATATTGTGTATGTAAAAGAGGGAAAAGGGCATCTTGTTAGAATCATAGCCCTGTTGAACCCAGCTTGGTGATATGCTAACAGCTCATGGTATGAAGCAGAGGCTGTGGAGATGGGAAGAACGGATTGATTTGTTTTGTGAA
This genomic interval carries:
- the LOC137299283 gene encoding zona pellucida sperm-binding protein 4-like isoform X1 yields the protein MLHLVSWHVVLKDAAMIQSMCRPLAFMEKQIDGQNITYTVDIMAKRRIRNGPRGSITRDSTFRLHVICHLTGSRNIPLMLVVNTPSPLPFVVKDGVLKMEMRIAKEESYSTWFADEDYPIVKFLREPVYVEVHLLHRVDANIALVLNDCWATQTSDPHHGKQWSILVNGCPYYGDNYLTQLHAVEATSSLPFPMHHKRFEVKTFAFWGREVQAILNGEVYFHCSATVCLLSEMEKCATTCDTGKRIARSSDFDTSTESLQQGLVTLKSPIIFTLAEENSVAESTQANENIVDAILLAAVVTTLALALISGLVLCWNCKQMYKHKS
- the LOC137299283 gene encoding zona pellucida sperm-binding protein 4-like isoform X2, which translates into the protein MICDIDAKDHVDCGNATLGELACGAKGCCYDPVNVQTPCFYGKTAYIDCTNNGLFTIVVPRVATVPPLNLGSVYLVNNASSECIPVARTSEFIVFSFPLNSCGSMQMIDGQNITYTVDIMAKRRIRNGPRGSITRDSTFRLHVICHLTGSRNIPLMLVVNTPSPLPFVVKDGVLKMEMRIAKEESYSTWFADEDYPIVKFLREPVYVEVHLLHRVDANIALVLNDCWATQTSDPHHGKQWSILVNGCPYYGDNYLTQLHAVEATSSLPFPMHHKRFEVKTFAFWGREVQAILNGEVYFHCSATVCLLSEMEKCATTCDTGKRIARSSDFDTSTESLQQGLVTLKSPIIFTLAEENSVAESTQANENIVDAILLAAVVTTLALALISGLVLCWNCKQMYKHKS